The following are encoded together in the Haloarcula rubripromontorii genome:
- a CDS encoding double zinc ribbon domain-containing protein has translation MPESDRTVKCPICDEDFDPTVAGGWCTNPDCGEWQHTDESAADFDTDDGVPDDADLIPEGTDEADPADGRPIGVTDEHDTPDGHADDESDDEASDTGAAEAGDETAGMTETATEQETDADTETENGTRPNGSGDPDETDGTSKQHGSEPDEDGETFDGTPEADDDAATISCPDCDRELDADANFCAACGADVQDITPGDDGSLDACPSCDTAVDDDASFCVNCGEDLDAHRGERDTSTADSAAGSSTPDETARETAATGNAVDTLASQSTDDATVPDKLVLSVEGRDITVEDGDRIGREIRAALLDAGRPEDEAVRIHREHVRFDRQPEGYYVVDLGDNPTRLNETQLQKGDREPIQPGDELELSGVVTMTIRAA, from the coding sequence ATGCCTGAATCCGACCGTACGGTAAAATGCCCCATATGCGACGAGGATTTTGATCCGACAGTCGCGGGCGGATGGTGCACAAACCCGGACTGTGGTGAGTGGCAACACACTGACGAAAGCGCCGCCGATTTTGACACCGATGATGGGGTGCCGGACGACGCTGACCTGATACCGGAAGGCACGGACGAGGCGGATCCGGCAGACGGTCGGCCGATAGGGGTCACCGACGAACACGACACTCCAGACGGCCACGCCGACGACGAAAGCGACGACGAGGCTTCGGACACTGGGGCAGCCGAGGCCGGCGACGAGACGGCGGGAATGACAGAGACAGCGACGGAGCAGGAAACTGACGCCGACACCGAGACCGAAAACGGAACCAGGCCGAACGGTTCGGGGGACCCTGACGAGACCGACGGCACCTCGAAACAGCACGGTAGTGAGCCCGACGAGGACGGCGAGACATTCGACGGAACCCCGGAGGCAGATGACGATGCGGCGACCATTAGCTGTCCGGACTGTGACCGCGAGCTTGACGCCGATGCGAATTTCTGTGCCGCCTGTGGTGCCGATGTACAGGACATCACACCGGGAGACGACGGGTCGCTTGACGCGTGCCCGTCCTGTGACACCGCTGTTGACGACGACGCCAGTTTCTGTGTCAACTGTGGAGAGGACCTCGATGCGCATCGCGGCGAGCGTGACACATCGACGGCTGATTCGGCAGCCGGGTCGTCGACTCCCGACGAGACAGCGCGTGAGACAGCAGCCACGGGCAACGCCGTCGACACACTCGCCTCACAGTCCACCGACGACGCGACAGTCCCGGACAAACTCGTCCTCTCGGTCGAAGGTCGAGACATCACCGTCGAAGACGGGGACCGCATCGGCCGGGAGATCCGGGCGGCGCTACTGGACGCCGGGCGACCGGAAGACGAAGCGGTTCGGATCCACCGCGAACACGTCCGGTTCGACCGCCAGCCCGAAGGATACTATGTCGTTGACCTCGGGGACAACCCGACGCGACTGAACGAGACCCAACTGCAGAAGGGCGACCGGGAACCAATCCAACCGGGCGACGAACTTGAACTATCGGGCGTCGTCACGATGACAATTCGGGCGGCGTGA
- a CDS encoding alpha/beta hydrolase has translation MSGPHQGQQLVTAGTALSQASAAAVLVHGRGATARSIVQMGAEFQQDALALLAPQAARNTWYPNSFLSPVEQNEPGRTSGLQAIEDAVTEAEEAGIPTDHVLVLGFSQGACLASEFVARNPQRYGGLVALSGGLIGESIDERAYEGDLEETPVFLGCSDVDPHIPEERVHVTASVFERLNGDVEERIYEGMGHGVNEDELAYVSSLVDTLVS, from the coding sequence ATGAGCGGCCCTCATCAGGGGCAGCAGCTCGTGACCGCGGGAACCGCGCTGTCGCAGGCGAGCGCAGCGGCAGTGCTGGTCCACGGCCGAGGTGCGACGGCTCGAAGCATCGTCCAGATGGGGGCGGAGTTCCAGCAGGACGCACTGGCTCTCCTCGCGCCACAGGCCGCGCGGAACACCTGGTATCCCAATTCGTTTCTTTCGCCGGTTGAGCAGAACGAACCCGGGCGGACCTCGGGACTGCAGGCTATCGAGGACGCCGTCACGGAGGCCGAGGAAGCCGGGATTCCGACCGATCACGTGCTCGTGCTGGGCTTCTCTCAAGGGGCCTGTCTCGCAAGCGAGTTCGTTGCTCGCAACCCACAACGCTACGGCGGCCTAGTGGCCCTCAGTGGCGGTCTCATCGGCGAGTCTATCGACGAACGCGCGTACGAGGGCGACCTCGAGGAGACGCCGGTGTTTCTGGGCTGTAGCGATGTTGACCCGCACATCCCCGAAGAGCGCGTTCACGTCACGGCCTCGGTCTTTGAGCGACTCAACGGCGACGTAGAGGAACGCATCTACGAAGGGATGGGCCACGGCGTGAACGAGGACGAACTGGCGTACGTTTCGTCGCTGGTCGATACCCTCGTCAGTTAG
- a CDS encoding b(o/a)3-type cytochrome-c oxidase subunit 1, with protein sequence MVFVDSYPKTSKLVRSEFIVAFVALGIGALFGIIQSLHRTGVFRGFVSSADYYTILTGHGVLLALVFTTFFIAGLFTWAVANSLERELPHRIAWSAFWVMLTGTVLAAVSIIGGIVGAPSVLGHDLEADVLFTFYAPMKAHPAFYIGAALIIVGSWIAGLAYFKALWEWRSENPDERIPLQTFMVLTTMLMWYVSTIGVAVEVVAFLIPWSLGLIQNVDPLLTRTLFWYFGHPVVYFWLMPAYLVWYTILPKLAGGRLFSDPLARVVFVAFLLLSTPVGFHHQYTDPGIPSGYKFIAMTNTMFLLLPSLLTAFTVVASVEHGARQRGAKGYLSWLRDLPWGKPAFAGCMLAGLMFAAGGFSGMINAGMNINYLIHNTIWVPGHFHLTVGTAFALTAMAISYWLVPQITGKKLRQRSLASVQPYVWFVGMAIMSNAMHRAGLAGIPRRTAEPTYDEFAFEGVAGTVGEMRLQIAIGGFLLFVGAAMFLIVMADTLLARRGGTLSVNGNIPEPLSGADHSPRILDNYKLWTAIALLLIVIAYGPPLASMVADGLFAPGSPPIPV encoded by the coding sequence ATGGTGTTCGTCGACTCCTATCCGAAAACGTCGAAACTCGTCCGGAGCGAGTTTATTGTAGCATTCGTCGCGCTTGGAATCGGCGCGCTGTTTGGCATCATCCAGTCGCTTCACCGCACTGGCGTGTTCCGCGGGTTCGTCAGTTCGGCGGACTACTACACGATTCTGACGGGCCACGGCGTCCTGCTGGCGCTCGTGTTCACTACGTTCTTCATTGCGGGGCTGTTCACGTGGGCTGTCGCTAACAGCCTCGAACGCGAGTTACCACACCGCATCGCCTGGTCGGCCTTCTGGGTTATGCTCACGGGGACAGTGCTCGCGGCCGTGTCCATCATCGGCGGTATCGTCGGCGCGCCGTCGGTTCTGGGTCACGACCTCGAAGCCGACGTGCTGTTTACCTTCTACGCCCCGATGAAGGCACACCCGGCGTTCTACATCGGTGCCGCGCTCATCATCGTCGGTTCGTGGATCGCCGGCCTCGCGTATTTCAAGGCGCTGTGGGAGTGGCGCTCTGAGAACCCAGATGAGCGCATCCCGCTGCAGACGTTCATGGTCCTGACGACGATGCTGATGTGGTACGTCTCCACCATCGGCGTCGCCGTCGAGGTAGTCGCCTTCCTCATTCCGTGGTCGCTCGGACTCATCCAGAACGTCGACCCGCTGCTGACGCGGACGCTGTTCTGGTACTTCGGTCACCCGGTCGTGTACTTCTGGCTCATGCCGGCGTACCTCGTCTGGTACACTATCCTGCCGAAACTGGCCGGCGGGCGACTGTTCAGTGACCCGCTGGCTCGCGTGGTCTTCGTCGCCTTCCTGCTGCTGTCGACCCCGGTCGGCTTCCACCACCAGTACACCGACCCCGGCATCCCGTCGGGCTACAAGTTCATCGCGATGACGAACACGATGTTCTTGCTGTTGCCCTCGCTGTTGACCGCGTTCACCGTGGTCGCCTCAGTTGAACACGGCGCTCGCCAGCGGGGTGCAAAGGGCTACCTCTCCTGGCTTCGGGATCTGCCGTGGGGTAAGCCGGCCTTCGCCGGCTGTATGCTCGCCGGGCTGATGTTCGCCGCCGGTGGCTTCTCCGGCATGATCAACGCCGGGATGAACATCAACTACCTCATCCACAACACCATCTGGGTGCCCGGCCACTTCCATCTCACCGTCGGGACTGCGTTCGCACTGACGGCGATGGCTATCAGTTACTGGCTGGTCCCACAGATCACCGGGAAAAAACTCCGACAGCGGAGCCTCGCTTCAGTGCAGCCGTACGTCTGGTTCGTGGGCATGGCAATAATGTCGAACGCCATGCACCGGGCCGGCCTCGCCGGCATCCCGCGACGGACTGCCGAACCGACGTACGACGAGTTCGCGTTCGAGGGCGTCGCCGGAACGGTCGGCGAGATGCGCCTTCAGATCGCTATCGGCGGCTTCCTGCTGTTCGTCGGCGCGGCGATGTTCCTCATCGTCATGGCCGACACCCTGCTCGCTCGCCGTGGCGGGACGCTGTCGGTCAACGGCAATATCCCGGAACCGCTGTCCGGCGCCGATCACAGCCCGCGTATCCTCGACAACTACAAGCTCTGGACGGCGATTGCACTGCTGCTCATCGTCATCGCCTACGGGCCGCCGCTCGCCAGCATGGTTGCTGACGGACTGTTCGCGCCCGGTAGTCCGCCGATCCCAGTCTAA
- a CDS encoding cytochrome c oxidase subunit II yields MQVHRFEKVWLGAAILLIVGFIATIAYGSVGVGVGMVDDSGGQISAQAVQNGNTGTHFDDPGVVKEDGQYVVYVVARQFQFVPGSGDNPVQVPAGANVTFRVTSADVVHGFSVVETNINTMVIPGQVSEVSARFNEPGTYGLICHEYCGAAHHTMGGSVEVVPPEEYDMQQENIEQSADDAQAKEEADQ; encoded by the coding sequence ATGCAGGTTCATAGATTCGAAAAAGTCTGGCTCGGTGCAGCGATACTGCTCATCGTCGGATTTATCGCCACCATCGCGTACGGTTCGGTCGGCGTTGGCGTCGGGATGGTCGACGATTCGGGCGGACAGATCAGCGCGCAAGCGGTACAGAACGGGAACACTGGCACCCATTTCGATGATCCCGGTGTCGTCAAAGAGGACGGGCAGTACGTCGTGTACGTCGTCGCCCGGCAGTTCCAGTTCGTTCCGGGGAGCGGGGACAATCCGGTCCAGGTCCCCGCAGGTGCCAACGTAACGTTCAGAGTAACCAGTGCAGACGTGGTGCACGGCTTCTCTGTGGTCGAAACCAACATCAACACGATGGTGATCCCGGGTCAGGTTTCCGAAGTCTCGGCCCGGTTCAACGAACCCGGTACCTACGGGCTCATCTGCCACGAGTACTGCGGGGCGGCCCATCACACGATGGGTGGTTCCGTCGAAGTCGTCCCGCCGGAGGAGTACGATATGCAACAGGAGAACATCGAGCAGTCCGCAGATGATGCACAGGCGAAGGAGGAGGCGGATCAGTAA
- a CDS encoding vWA domain-containing protein, with translation MTATVVSEVNRPYVPTGGAKLTAEIEVEPGRLEEPPTRQIALCIDASGSMAGDDIEQARAGAEWVFGLLDEDDYVSIIAFDNEVTTVLAPTRWGTISRETAVDAVADISAGGGTDMYSGLLEAKASLQDLPTDDNTARRVLLLSDGKDNSHDPEAFGTLAREIDTEGIRIKAAGIGSDYREETIRTLGTVARGEWTHLDAAGDIESFFGDAVEEAGTVVAPDARLELDVTDGVEVSEVYRSLPQTQSVNPDWEDNTAVVPLPDLLERETQRVVLKIHAPANDPQDAVSLADVTLHAGGETTRESITVDYTDDESKLAEHNEQVDVDHRQTVIKTELGKGNVAEAQTQLERMTRIHGEDTEAVQTAERETRIVMEGGRKEQNKATKIVTDEGIQK, from the coding sequence ATGACCGCTACTGTCGTGAGCGAGGTCAACCGACCCTACGTGCCGACGGGCGGGGCGAAACTGACCGCTGAAATCGAAGTCGAGCCCGGACGGTTGGAGGAACCACCCACGCGACAGATCGCCCTCTGTATCGACGCCAGTGGGTCGATGGCCGGCGACGACATCGAGCAGGCACGCGCCGGCGCTGAATGGGTGTTTGGACTCCTCGACGAAGACGACTACGTTTCGATCATCGCCTTCGACAACGAGGTTACGACGGTTCTTGCACCGACACGGTGGGGGACTATTTCGCGCGAAACGGCAGTGGACGCGGTCGCCGACATCTCCGCTGGCGGGGGTACTGATATGTACAGCGGCCTGCTGGAAGCGAAAGCGTCCCTGCAGGATTTACCGACCGACGACAACACGGCCCGACGGGTCCTGCTCCTCTCTGACGGGAAAGACAACTCCCACGACCCGGAAGCATTCGGGACGCTAGCGCGTGAAATCGACACTGAGGGTATCAGAATCAAGGCGGCCGGCATCGGGAGCGACTACCGCGAGGAGACGATTCGGACGCTTGGGACCGTTGCTCGCGGCGAGTGGACACATCTGGACGCCGCCGGTGACATCGAGTCGTTCTTCGGGGACGCAGTCGAGGAGGCCGGGACCGTTGTTGCTCCCGACGCGCGTCTCGAACTCGACGTGACTGACGGTGTCGAAGTGAGCGAGGTGTACCGCTCGCTCCCACAGACACAGTCCGTGAACCCGGACTGGGAGGACAACACGGCTGTCGTGCCGCTGCCCGACCTGCTTGAGCGGGAGACTCAGCGGGTCGTGCTGAAAATACACGCTCCGGCCAATGACCCACAGGACGCTGTGTCCCTTGCGGATGTCACGCTGCACGCTGGCGGTGAGACGACGCGGGAATCAATCACCGTCGACTACACCGACGACGAGTCAAAACTGGCCGAGCACAACGAACAGGTCGACGTGGACCACCGCCAGACTGTAATCAAGACGGAACTCGGCAAGGGCAACGTCGCCGAAGCCCAGACGCAACTGGAGCGAATGACGCGCATCCACGGTGAGGACACCGAAGCCGTCCAGACAGCCGAGCGGGAGACGCGCATCGTGATGGAAGGCGGGCGCAAGGAGCAAAACAAGGCGACAAAAATCGTCACTGACGAAGGTATCCAGAAGTGA
- a CDS encoding PP2C family protein-serine/threonine phosphatase, whose translation MRYSTNYDIGDRKRGQGINEDSVSLAVFEEGHRDGYRGQDRPQQKPATADDDETAEATDAAADTEAAADIAAETDTADTADADTSDTDSEGKPMNRSAGVFVVADGAGGHDAGDIASYITTTIVAEQLAPVAIRAARSYPGGFDVDVARDVLPDPPGERDLETAVAEAITAAHREIIRYANETGTQSYTTVVAGIYADGKLHYGWVGDSRAYVVNSARETISPLTRDHAVVQEWVDNDEIDPVEAHVHPNGNEITRALGGSGYEDPDDATVGVDTRTVRLYAEDTVLATSDGLIDAQTDAPELYEEYVDSDHAESVAERIREAAVTDDEIRDVVLDAASLAAASQEFVSLANDRGGKDNISVLLFADSALPKTPESGGMPVRDIDPDLDISERDTVIMTDE comes from the coding sequence ATGAGATACAGCACGAACTACGACATCGGCGACAGGAAGCGAGGACAGGGCATCAACGAGGACAGCGTTTCTCTGGCAGTGTTCGAGGAGGGCCACCGGGACGGCTACCGCGGGCAAGACAGACCGCAACAGAAGCCGGCCACAGCGGATGACGACGAGACAGCGGAGGCGACAGACGCGGCAGCCGATACCGAGGCGGCGGCGGATATCGCTGCCGAGACGGACACAGCTGACACTGCCGACGCAGATACGTCTGACACCGATAGCGAGGGGAAACCGATGAACCGCTCGGCCGGCGTGTTCGTGGTCGCCGACGGGGCCGGCGGACACGACGCCGGGGATATCGCGTCGTACATCACGACCACCATCGTGGCTGAACAGCTTGCTCCCGTGGCGATCCGGGCGGCCCGGAGCTATCCCGGAGGCTTCGATGTGGACGTGGCCCGTGATGTCCTTCCGGACCCGCCCGGTGAGCGGGACCTCGAAACTGCCGTTGCAGAGGCGATTACGGCGGCGCATCGCGAGATCATCCGGTACGCAAACGAAACTGGGACCCAGTCCTACACGACGGTCGTCGCGGGGATCTATGCCGACGGAAAGCTCCACTACGGCTGGGTCGGTGATAGTCGGGCCTACGTCGTCAATAGTGCCCGTGAGACGATCTCGCCACTGACCAGAGACCACGCCGTTGTTCAGGAGTGGGTCGACAACGACGAAATTGACCCCGTTGAGGCACACGTCCACCCGAACGGCAATGAGATCACGCGCGCGCTGGGCGGGTCGGGCTACGAGGACCCCGACGATGCGACTGTCGGGGTGGACACGCGAACGGTCAGGCTGTACGCGGAAGACACGGTGCTGGCGACCAGCGACGGACTCATCGACGCACAGACCGACGCGCCGGAACTGTACGAGGAGTATGTCGATTCGGACCACGCCGAGTCGGTGGCCGAGCGTATCCGCGAAGCAGCCGTCACCGACGACGAGATTCGTGACGTTGTCCTCGACGCGGCGTCCCTCGCCGCGGCGAGTCAGGAGTTCGTGTCACTGGCAAACGACCGTGGCGGGAAGGACAACATCTCCGTACTCCTGTTTGCTGACAGCGCGCTTCCGAAAACGCCGGAAAGCGGCGGTATGCCAGTTCGAGATATCGATCCAGACCTCGATATCTCCGAACGCGACACAGTGATTATGACAGACGAATAG
- a CDS encoding DUF3179 domain-containing protein, with the protein MGLSRRRFLATAGAGVTLGSAGCVGSDGSTPGAGSAPGSGTETSAASTVTDRNDGPEPPTADSRLHLDYEIGTLEENIVSGGVPKDGIPAIDDPTFADTPPDGLAPDDPVFGLVRDGEAKAYPQYILVHHEIVNDTIAGDSVAVTYCPLTGTAQGFERGPVEFGVSGRLVNSNLTMYDRGTDSWWPQMLATAITGPLAGESLREFRVTWTTWDRWSSTYPETRTLTEDTGFQRRYGVDPYGQYNEKRGYYSSTRTLFEPLHDDSRTHPKAVVIGTRTETGALAFDKETLLRQRVLTGRIDDTLYVAVADTDLATGYVYANPESLSVTASDDGYTVHGTTYDADSLPLDRTLSFDAMWFAWAGFYPESAYVD; encoded by the coding sequence ATGGGGCTTTCCCGCCGACGGTTTCTCGCGACAGCTGGGGCCGGCGTGACACTCGGTAGCGCAGGCTGTGTTGGGAGTGATGGGTCTACTCCTGGAGCCGGCTCGGCACCTGGGTCTGGTACTGAAACCAGCGCGGCGTCGACGGTAACCGACAGGAACGACGGACCAGAACCACCGACAGCGGATAGCCGCCTGCATCTGGACTACGAAATCGGGACACTCGAGGAGAATATCGTCAGCGGCGGCGTTCCCAAAGACGGTATTCCAGCCATCGACGACCCGACGTTCGCCGACACGCCCCCGGACGGACTGGCTCCGGATGACCCGGTATTCGGTCTGGTCCGGGACGGGGAGGCGAAAGCCTACCCCCAGTACATTCTTGTCCACCACGAAATCGTGAACGACACTATTGCTGGCGACTCCGTCGCTGTGACATACTGTCCGCTGACGGGTACTGCACAGGGATTCGAGCGTGGCCCGGTGGAGTTCGGCGTCTCCGGGCGGCTTGTGAACTCGAACCTGACGATGTACGACCGGGGCACCGATAGCTGGTGGCCACAGATGCTGGCAACAGCGATTACTGGCCCACTAGCTGGTGAATCTCTGCGGGAGTTCAGGGTCACTTGGACGACGTGGGACCGCTGGTCCAGTACCTACCCGGAGACGCGTACCCTCACCGAAGACACCGGTTTCCAGCGGCGTTACGGCGTTGACCCGTACGGCCAGTACAACGAGAAGCGCGGCTACTATTCGAGTACCCGGACGCTGTTCGAGCCGCTACACGACGACAGCCGCACACATCCGAAGGCTGTCGTCATCGGAACCCGGACGGAAACAGGGGCGCTCGCATTCGATAAGGAAACACTGCTGCGCCAGCGAGTGCTGACCGGCCGTATCGACGACACGCTGTACGTCGCTGTCGCGGATACTGACCTCGCAACCGGGTACGTGTACGCGAACCCGGAATCGCTGTCAGTTACGGCGTCGGACGACGGCTACACGGTCCACGGGACGACGTATGATGCCGATTCGCTCCCGCTGGACCGCACGCTGTCCTTCGACGCGATGTGGTTCGCCTGGGCCGGTTTCTATCCGGAGAGTGCGTATGTCGACTGA
- a CDS encoding serine/threonine protein kinase, producing MNWEPESGDVIAGQYKLAEFLGKGGFAKAFRAKDIDSGESVAVKYPNYTESQNDPDIIEEYFKKEVGSLERIRRAGGHENVMDYYDQVTERDVPFLVVQLIVDGIELDEVIDQHGPIDDSEQVRQIGIDLCDAMGFLHENEIVYRDLKPENVMLTPDITPTLIDFNTATGFDATEDPSSGNTGTTILGPFKPREVAEASRTDVRQGPWSDVYSIGKILLFLLKGSVPKKDGVNPQAFGADCDEYLAEIVERATQSHYRDRYRNATVLKEVLERRDPTPPATASVTYIQADRQFTVEPGDTIGRQGASGPPASITIEDPQGEYISSVQVQFDIEDGEWALHDRSLNGTFVQKGAGWQRVLSEPGRNRLRSEGEDPTDRHGDVPPESVTLTDGDLVSLVHPTYGVTFEFHPEES from the coding sequence ATGAACTGGGAACCTGAGAGCGGTGATGTCATCGCCGGTCAGTACAAACTTGCGGAGTTCCTCGGCAAGGGAGGGTTCGCAAAGGCGTTCCGCGCTAAAGACATCGACAGCGGCGAGTCGGTCGCCGTAAAGTACCCCAACTACACCGAATCCCAGAACGACCCCGACATCATCGAGGAATACTTCAAAAAGGAGGTCGGCTCGCTGGAACGCATCCGCCGGGCCGGCGGTCACGAGAATGTGATGGACTACTACGACCAGGTCACGGAGCGTGACGTTCCGTTCCTGGTCGTCCAGCTAATCGTCGACGGGATCGAACTCGACGAGGTCATCGACCAGCACGGCCCGATCGACGATAGCGAGCAGGTCCGCCAGATCGGCATCGACCTCTGTGACGCGATGGGCTTTCTTCACGAGAACGAGATCGTCTACCGGGACCTGAAACCGGAGAACGTGATGCTTACGCCCGATATCACGCCCACGCTGATCGATTTCAACACGGCGACGGGCTTCGATGCTACAGAGGACCCGTCCTCCGGGAACACCGGGACGACAATTCTGGGGCCGTTCAAGCCCCGCGAAGTCGCCGAGGCCAGCCGAACCGACGTTCGGCAGGGTCCCTGGTCGGACGTGTATTCAATCGGGAAGATCCTCTTGTTCCTCCTGAAAGGGAGCGTCCCGAAGAAAGACGGCGTGAACCCGCAGGCGTTCGGGGCCGACTGCGACGAGTATCTGGCTGAAATCGTCGAACGGGCCACGCAGTCACATTACCGCGACCGATACCGGAACGCGACGGTTCTCAAAGAAGTCCTCGAACGGCGCGATCCGACGCCGCCCGCGACGGCGTCGGTGACGTACATCCAGGCGGACAGGCAGTTCACCGTCGAACCGGGCGACACTATCGGGCGACAGGGCGCGAGCGGTCCCCCGGCATCGATAACAATCGAAGACCCGCAGGGAGAGTACATCTCCTCGGTGCAGGTACAGTTCGATATCGAGGACGGCGAGTGGGCCCTCCACGACCGGAGCCTCAACGGGACGTTCGTCCAGAAAGGCGCCGGCTGGCAGCGGGTCCTCTCCGAACCCGGACGCAACCGTCTACGCTCCGAAGGCGAGGACCCGACCGACAGACACGGCGACGTGCCCCCCGAATCGGTGACACTCACCGACGGCGATCTGGTGTCGCTGGTCCATCCGACCTACGGGGTTACGTTCGAGTTCCATCCGGAGGAGTCATGA
- a CDS encoding halocyanin domain-containing protein: MALSRRQFVGAAAGTAALAATGTATAQEEPDYGGWFDDVSNYDGTVDKRGQDTVTITVGAQGNNGAFAFDPPAVMVNPGTEVVWEWNGEGGGHNVVSDGDGPLDSGSPVSEAGTTYSHTFESEGMFKYVCTPHKTLGMKGAVVVRPGGSGGSGSGGQQQQGPPANPDYGGWFDDVSNYDGTTVDRTGADSVEISVGAQGNNGAFAFDPPAVRVTPGTEVTWKWTGEGGGHNVVSDGDGPLDSGDPVSESGTTYSHTFEEMGVYKYVCTPHASLGMKGAVVVGGPLDGSGGGSGGGSGQEGSGIELSGPQWLLSGSVLLAFFSPLLFAVAMRRRQNGRPPQTGDSGELRRATGPEPVEEAAETEPAVELGHDEYDPKGTAALVAFYFVLIALLWVFMYFVEFLGRVSIIG, translated from the coding sequence ATGGCGCTGAGTCGGCGACAGTTCGTCGGTGCCGCAGCCGGGACAGCGGCGCTGGCCGCGACCGGCACGGCGACGGCACAGGAGGAACCGGACTACGGCGGCTGGTTCGATGACGTTTCGAACTACGACGGGACCGTCGACAAGCGGGGCCAGGACACCGTTACGATCACCGTCGGCGCGCAGGGCAACAACGGCGCGTTCGCCTTCGACCCGCCCGCGGTGATGGTAAACCCTGGCACAGAGGTTGTCTGGGAATGGAACGGCGAAGGCGGCGGCCACAACGTCGTTTCGGACGGCGACGGACCGCTTGACTCAGGCAGCCCGGTCAGCGAGGCCGGAACGACCTACAGCCACACCTTCGAGTCAGAGGGGATGTTCAAGTACGTCTGTACACCCCACAAAACGCTCGGGATGAAAGGCGCAGTCGTCGTTCGACCCGGCGGCTCCGGTGGCAGTGGCTCCGGCGGCCAACAGCAGCAAGGCCCGCCGGCGAACCCGGACTACGGCGGCTGGTTCGATGACGTTTCGAACTACGACGGCACTACCGTCGACAGAACCGGCGCCGACAGCGTCGAGATATCGGTCGGCGCGCAGGGCAACAACGGCGCGTTCGCCTTCGACCCGCCCGCGGTTCGGGTGACGCCTGGGACAGAAGTGACGTGGAAGTGGACCGGTGAAGGTGGCGGCCACAACGTCGTCTCGGACGGCGATGGCCCCCTCGACTCCGGTGACCCAGTCAGCGAATCGGGGACCACCTACAGCCATACCTTCGAAGAGATGGGCGTATACAAGTACGTCTGTACGCCTCACGCGTCACTCGGCATGAAGGGCGCTGTCGTTGTCGGTGGCCCGCTCGATGGCAGCGGTGGCGGCAGTGGCGGCGGAAGCGGACAGGAGGGTAGCGGTATCGAACTCTCCGGCCCGCAGTGGCTCCTCTCAGGCTCGGTCCTGCTTGCGTTCTTCTCGCCGCTGTTGTTCGCAGTCGCGATGCGACGCCGACAGAACGGGCGGCCGCCACAGACGGGTGACAGTGGCGAGCTGCGTCGGGCGACCGGTCCGGAGCCGGTTGAAGAGGCTGCCGAAACTGAACCGGCCGTCGAGCTGGGCCACGACGAGTACGACCCGAAGGGAACGGCGGCGCTGGTCGCCTTCTACTTCGTGTTGATTGCCCTGCTGTGGGTGTTCATGTACTTCGTCGAGTTCCTCGGCCGCGTCTCCATAATCGGGTGA